From the Cohaesibacter sp. ES.047 genome, one window contains:
- a CDS encoding ABC transporter ATP-binding protein, which produces MSLLEIRNLTVEFETATGPFQALKGVDYRVEKGEVLAIVGESGSGKSVAMLATMGLLPDTATVKADLMQFDGRDLQTLSAKERRQVIGKDISMIFQEPIASLNPCFTVGFQIGEVLKTHLGLTGRDVKTRTLELFEAVGIPTPEKRLNSFPHQMSGGQCQRIMIAMAIACQPQLLIADEPTTALDVTIQKQILDLLMDIQSRSDMALIMITHDMGVVAETADRVVVQYNGEQMEESGVLELFESPKHPYTKALLSALPERADGDRLPTVSDFASSYSKEDTVAS; this is translated from the coding sequence ATGTCCTTGTTGGAAATCCGTAATCTCACGGTCGAATTCGAAACAGCCACCGGTCCGTTTCAGGCCCTCAAAGGGGTCGACTACAGGGTCGAGAAGGGCGAAGTTCTCGCCATCGTTGGCGAGTCCGGTTCGGGCAAGTCGGTGGCCATGCTGGCGACCATGGGCCTGTTGCCGGACACGGCAACGGTCAAGGCCGACCTCATGCAGTTTGATGGTCGTGACCTTCAGACCCTGTCTGCCAAGGAACGCCGGCAGGTGATCGGGAAAGACATCTCGATGATCTTTCAGGAGCCGATTGCCAGCCTCAATCCGTGCTTCACGGTGGGCTTCCAGATTGGCGAAGTGCTCAAGACACATCTGGGCCTCACAGGCAGGGATGTGAAGACACGGACGCTCGAGCTGTTCGAGGCGGTGGGCATTCCCACGCCTGAGAAGCGGCTTAACAGTTTTCCCCATCAGATGTCCGGTGGCCAGTGCCAGCGCATCATGATCGCCATGGCGATTGCCTGCCAGCCTCAGTTGCTTATCGCCGATGAGCCGACTACGGCGCTCGATGTGACAATCCAGAAGCAGATCCTTGATCTCTTGATGGACATCCAGTCGCGCAGTGACATGGCCCTGATCATGATCACCCACGACATGGGTGTTGTCGCAGAAACCGCTGATCGGGTGGTGGTGCAGTATAATGGCGAGCAGATGGAAGAATCCGGCGTGCTTGAGCTTTTTGAAAGTCCCAAGCATCCCTATACCAAGGCGCTCCTGTCTGCTCTTCCCGAACGGGCAGATGGCGACAGGTTGCCAACGGTGAGTGACTTTGCCAGCTCCTACAGCAAAGAGGATACAGTGGCCTCATGA
- a CDS encoding ABC transporter permease subunit — protein sequence MLGFILRRVGMLIPTFIGVTLVAFFFIRLLPGDPILLLAGERGISEARYAELQAQFGFDQPVIMQYFDYLAGLFHGDFGTSMVTRRPVWDEFFTLFPATLELSFVAIIIAVVLGIPAGVIAAVKRGSVFDHSVMTTALVGYSMPIFWWALLVIIVFSGWLQWTPVSGRISVMYYFEPVTGFMLIDSLLSGEKGAFGSAFSHLVLPSIVLATIPMAVIARQTRSAMLEVLGEDYVRTARAKGLSKFRVTGLHALRNALIPVITTIGLQVGVLLAGAILTETIFSWPGIGKWMVDSISRRDYQVVQGGLLMVAVLVMTVNLIVDLLYGLINPRIRHH from the coding sequence ATGTTGGGTTTTATCTTGCGCCGTGTCGGGATGCTTATTCCGACCTTCATTGGCGTGACACTTGTGGCGTTCTTTTTCATACGCCTTCTCCCCGGTGATCCGATCCTGCTGCTCGCTGGCGAGCGCGGCATTTCCGAAGCACGTTATGCGGAATTGCAGGCGCAGTTCGGCTTTGATCAGCCGGTGATCATGCAATATTTCGACTATCTGGCAGGCCTGTTCCATGGGGACTTTGGCACGTCGATGGTGACGCGTCGCCCGGTATGGGACGAGTTCTTCACGCTCTTTCCTGCAACGCTGGAACTCTCCTTTGTCGCTATCATCATTGCCGTTGTGCTCGGCATTCCGGCTGGTGTGATCGCTGCGGTTAAACGCGGTTCGGTGTTCGATCATTCGGTCATGACCACCGCGCTTGTCGGTTATTCCATGCCGATCTTCTGGTGGGCGCTTCTGGTGATCATCGTGTTTTCGGGCTGGTTACAGTGGACGCCTGTCTCCGGACGAATCTCGGTGATGTATTACTTCGAGCCGGTTACTGGGTTCATGTTGATCGACTCGCTGCTCTCTGGTGAGAAGGGGGCCTTTGGCTCAGCTTTCTCACACTTGGTCTTGCCATCGATCGTGCTTGCTACCATTCCCATGGCCGTGATTGCGCGTCAGACGCGCTCTGCCATGCTGGAAGTGCTGGGTGAGGATTATGTCCGCACCGCACGGGCCAAGGGCCTCTCGAAGTTTCGTGTGACCGGGCTTCATGCGCTGCGCAACGCGCTTATCCCGGTGATCACCACCATCGGTCTTCAGGTGGGCGTGCTGCTCGCCGGGGCCATCCTGACTGAGACCATCTTCTCCTGGCCGGGAATCGGCAAGTGGATGGTCGACAGCATCTCGCGGCGTGACTATCAGGTCGTGCAGGGCGGGCTGCTCATGGTTGCCGTGCTGGTGATGACGGTCAATCTGATCGTCGACCTGCTTTATGGTCTCATCAATCCGCGCATTCGGCATCACTAA
- a CDS encoding ABC transporter substrate-binding protein: MKLLTKALAATALAVVLSATAQAKTLVYCSEGSPEGFTPALYTAGTTFDASSKNVYNKLVEFERGGTNVVPGLAESYDVSEDGLEYTFHLRKGVKFHTTKDFTPNRDFNADDVLFSFMRQKDPNHPYYKVSGGTYEYFGGMSMDTLIKDIVKVDDYTVKFVLAEVEAPFIANMAMDFASIHSAEYADQIAETGKLETFDQNPVGTGPFQLVAYQKDAIIRFKANPDYWAGKAPIDNLIFSITPDASVRYQKMKAGECHVMPYPNPADLEAMDADDSINLMHQPGLNVGYLAYNNQKEKFQDVRVRKALNMAINKKAILDAVFQGSGEIAKNPIPPTMWSYNNKVVDDPYDPEAAKKLLAEAGVEGMKTNIWAMPVQRPYNPNARRMAELIQADWKAIGVEAEIVSYEWGEYLKRSSNGEHDAALLGWTGDNGDPDNFMYVLLGCDAVESGANRAKWCNEEFNDLLLKAKQTTDIEERTKLYEEAQVVFKREAPWATIAHSVVYEPISTKVKNYKIDPLGGHIFYGVDIEE; this comes from the coding sequence ATGAAGCTGCTTACCAAAGCTCTGGCTGCGACCGCTTTGGCTGTTGTGTTGTCTGCGACCGCGCAAGCCAAGACCCTGGTTTATTGCTCTGAGGGTAGCCCGGAGGGTTTCACCCCGGCGCTTTACACGGCGGGCACCACGTTTGATGCTTCGTCCAAGAACGTCTACAATAAGCTGGTCGAATTCGAGCGTGGCGGCACCAATGTCGTCCCTGGCCTGGCTGAAAGCTATGACGTGTCCGAAGATGGTCTGGAATACACCTTCCATCTGCGCAAAGGCGTCAAGTTCCACACAACCAAGGACTTCACTCCGAACCGCGACTTCAATGCGGATGATGTGCTCTTCTCCTTCATGCGTCAGAAAGATCCGAACCATCCTTACTACAAGGTTTCGGGCGGCACGTACGAGTATTTCGGCGGCATGTCGATGGATACCCTGATCAAGGATATCGTCAAGGTCGACGATTACACCGTCAAATTCGTTCTTGCCGAGGTTGAAGCGCCTTTCATCGCCAACATGGCCATGGATTTTGCCTCCATCCATTCCGCTGAATATGCCGATCAGATCGCTGAAACTGGCAAACTGGAAACCTTCGATCAGAACCCTGTCGGCACCGGTCCTTTCCAGCTCGTCGCTTATCAGAAAGATGCGATCATTCGCTTTAAGGCCAATCCGGACTACTGGGCAGGCAAGGCTCCGATTGACAACCTGATCTTCTCGATCACGCCGGATGCTTCTGTGCGCTATCAGAAGATGAAAGCCGGCGAATGCCATGTCATGCCGTATCCGAACCCGGCAGATCTTGAAGCCATGGACGCGGATGACAGCATCAACCTGATGCATCAGCCCGGCCTGAACGTTGGCTATCTGGCTTACAACAACCAGAAAGAAAAGTTCCAGGACGTACGTGTTCGCAAGGCCCTCAACATGGCCATCAACAAGAAGGCCATTCTGGATGCCGTCTTCCAGGGCTCTGGTGAAATCGCCAAGAACCCGATTCCGCCGACCATGTGGTCCTACAACAACAAAGTTGTCGATGATCCGTATGATCCGGAAGCTGCCAAAAAGCTGCTGGCCGAAGCCGGTGTTGAAGGCATGAAGACCAACATCTGGGCCATGCCGGTACAGCGTCCTTACAACCCGAATGCGCGCCGTATGGCTGAACTCATTCAGGCTGACTGGAAAGCCATTGGTGTTGAAGCTGAAATCGTGTCCTACGAATGGGGTGAATACCTGAAGCGTTCGTCCAATGGTGAACATGATGCCGCCCTGCTTGGCTGGACCGGTGACAATGGTGACCCGGACAACTTCATGTATGTTCTGCTTGGCTGTGATGCCGTTGAGTCCGGTGCAAACCGTGCGAAATGGTGTAACGAAGAGTTCAACGATCTCTTGCTGAAAGCAAAACAGACCACCGATATTGAAGAACGCACCAAGCTTTATGAAGAAGCTCAGGTTGTCTTCAAACGCGAAGCCCCTTGGGCAACCATCGCGCATTCGGTCGTCTATGAGCCGATCAGCACGAAAGTGAAAAACTACAAGATTGATCCGCTCGGTGGCCACATCTTCTACGGTGTGGATATCGAGGAATAA
- the cutA gene encoding divalent-cation tolerance protein CutA, with translation MDNKFDAECLFVYGTCPDAEVGKAIARALLDARLVACVNLLPGMISLFRWDGKVEEAAEVAFIAKTSKSRMPAVKALFEKHHPYEEPALIALPVADGLPGFLSWVISETADPSPDAG, from the coding sequence TTGGACAACAAGTTTGATGCCGAATGTCTGTTTGTGTATGGCACCTGTCCCGATGCCGAGGTGGGCAAGGCTATCGCGCGGGCGCTGCTGGATGCGCGGCTTGTTGCCTGCGTCAATCTTTTGCCCGGCATGATTTCGTTGTTTCGCTGGGATGGAAAGGTTGAGGAAGCGGCGGAGGTCGCCTTCATTGCCAAGACAAGCAAATCCAGGATGCCTGCCGTCAAAGCTCTGTTTGAGAAACATCACCCTTACGAAGAACCTGCCCTAATCGCACTGCCTGTGGCCGATGGCCTGCCGGGCTTTCTGAGCTGGGTCATTTCGGAGACGGCTGATCCTTCGCCAGATGCTGGCTAG
- a CDS encoding ABC transporter permease subunit: protein MTDTIERVESVSRQSTRAVLKEFWFYFSVNKGAVIGLGVFVALVLIALLAPYIVPHDANHQYRDAFLLPPFWQDGGQSAYLLGTDAVGRDMLSRLIMGSRFSLFVGVVVVLIALTGGIVLGLVAGYYGGKTDTLIMRIMDIILAFPSLLLALVMVAVLGPGLINAMIAIAVVYQPHFVRLTRAAVMAEREREYVVAARVAGASSLRLMFLTILPNCTAPLIVQGTLSFSNAILDIAALGFLGLGAQPPTPEWGTMLAEAREFILRAWWVVTFPGISILITVLAINLIGDGLRDALDPKLKRS from the coding sequence ATGACTGATACAATTGAAAGAGTCGAATCCGTCTCCCGCCAGTCCACGCGGGCTGTGTTAAAGGAATTCTGGTTCTATTTTAGCGTCAACAAGGGGGCGGTGATCGGCCTTGGCGTGTTTGTCGCGCTTGTCCTGATCGCGTTGCTGGCCCCTTATATTGTGCCGCATGATGCCAATCACCAGTATCGCGATGCCTTCCTTCTGCCTCCCTTCTGGCAGGATGGTGGCCAGAGCGCTTACCTTCTGGGTACCGATGCTGTGGGCAGAGACATGCTGTCGCGTTTGATCATGGGGTCACGCTTTTCGCTATTCGTCGGCGTGGTTGTTGTTCTGATCGCGCTCACTGGCGGCATCGTGCTTGGTCTTGTTGCTGGCTACTATGGCGGCAAGACCGATACCCTGATTATGCGGATCATGGATATCATTCTGGCGTTTCCCAGCCTTTTGCTGGCGCTGGTCATGGTCGCCGTATTGGGGCCGGGCCTCATCAACGCCATGATCGCGATTGCGGTGGTCTATCAGCCTCACTTCGTGCGTCTGACGCGAGCCGCAGTGATGGCCGAACGTGAGCGCGAATATGTGGTTGCAGCCCGCGTCGCCGGTGCCAGTTCGCTCAGGCTGATGTTCCTGACCATTCTGCCCAACTGCACAGCCCCGCTGATTGTGCAGGGCACGCTGTCCTTCTCCAATGCCATCCTCGATATTGCGGCTCTTGGCTTTCTGGGACTTGGTGCCCAGCCGCCGACCCCCGAATGGGGAACGATGCTTGCTGAAGCGCGCGAGTTCATCCTGCGTGCCTGGTGGGTTGTCACCTTCCCGGGTATTTCGATCCTGATCACCGTTCTGGCGATCAATCTCATCGGTGACGGTCTGCGCGATGCGCTTGATCCGAAACTGAAACGGTCTTGA
- a CDS encoding DJ-1/PfpI family protein, translated as MMAKKILLLAGDFGEDYEIMVPFQALLAVGHEVIAVCPDKKAGESIATAIHDFEGDQTYSEKRGHNFALNGTFSEIKPEDFDALVVAGGRAPEYLRLNEAVLAMVRHFFDADKPVAAICHGAQLLAGAGVLKGRNCSAYPACKPEVELAGGTYADIAIDAAVTDGNLVSAPAWPAHPAWISQFLVVLGTKIET; from the coding sequence ATCATGGCTAAGAAAATTCTGTTGCTCGCTGGCGATTTTGGCGAAGACTACGAAATCATGGTTCCGTTTCAGGCCTTGCTTGCGGTCGGACATGAGGTCATCGCGGTTTGTCCGGACAAGAAGGCGGGAGAGTCGATTGCCACCGCCATTCATGACTTTGAAGGCGACCAGACCTATTCGGAAAAGCGTGGCCATAATTTCGCGCTCAATGGCACATTTAGCGAAATCAAGCCCGAGGACTTCGACGCGCTGGTTGTTGCCGGTGGTCGGGCGCCCGAGTATCTCAGGCTCAATGAGGCTGTGCTTGCGATGGTGCGGCATTTCTTTGATGCAGACAAACCGGTTGCTGCAATCTGTCATGGTGCGCAACTTCTGGCCGGGGCGGGGGTTCTGAAAGGGCGCAATTGTTCGGCCTATCCGGCGTGCAAGCCCGAGGTGGAACTGGCTGGCGGCACCTACGCCGATATAGCCATTGATGCTGCTGTGACAGATGGTAATCTGGTGTCTGCGCCAGCATGGCCGGCTCATCCGGCCTGGATCTCGCAGTTTCTGGTGGTTCTGGGGACAAAAATCGAAACCTGA
- a CDS encoding ribbon-helix-helix domain-containing protein, with amino-acid sequence MCQLFIGSDPAMWECETRSLRIDGMVTSIRLESFFWQVLEQIAKRDGFAVTQLISKLYHEAEDADHNLGNFTSFLRVCCGRFLALQLTGDIPQNPSIPIRSLNAERILDRERNGWAEERLRLVK; translated from the coding sequence ATGTGTCAATTGTTTATTGGATCTGATCCGGCAATGTGGGAGTGTGAAACCCGATCCTTGCGGATCGACGGCATGGTGACGTCGATCCGGCTGGAGAGTTTCTTCTGGCAGGTTCTGGAACAGATTGCCAAGCGTGACGGGTTTGCCGTCACGCAATTGATTTCAAAGCTTTATCATGAAGCCGAAGACGCCGATCACAATCTGGGGAATTTCACCAGCTTCCTCAGAGTGTGTTGTGGGCGCTTTCTGGCATTGCAGCTGACGGGCGACATTCCGCAAAATCCATCCATTCCGATCCGGTCTCTCAATGCGGAGCGGATTCTGGATCGCGAGCGCAATGGGTGGGCAGAGGAAAGACTGCGCCTCGTAAAATGA